One part of the Magallana gigas chromosome 5, xbMagGiga1.1, whole genome shotgun sequence genome encodes these proteins:
- the LOC105342731 gene encoding homeobox protein DBX1, which translates to MFPNVISPSQLYQTYLRSAANLDCTQGLGQPGPSPSFLVENLLRERNHSLLSRQFPLGRPVLPPQPKSPGEGTRQNPSNSPFLKFGVNAILGSSEEDDAQKQVEEPCTSTLTTPPSSLPGLPASYLKACGTGLGQGLPHPTAFLPRHPFYDPHLSGMLRHPYFTNSPLLPVPNAFTFLSSMRGKPRRGMLRRAVFSDMQRKGLEKMFQKQKYISKPDRKKLAAKLGLKDSQVKIWFQNRRMKWRNSKERELLSGGGSRDATLPSKSNQCEDEGETISKQRHEAINLSECTQTKPMDDNLSPCKSNPVHHLHDLPEVESDNEHVMDDAETTSSDSEDEIDVS; encoded by the exons ATGTTTCCTAATGTGATATCGCCCTCGCAACTGTATCAGACTTACTTGCGCTCGGCAGCGAACTTGGACTGTACACAGGGGCTGGGTCAGCCCGGACCCTCGCCCTCGTTCCTTGTGGAGAATTTACTGAGGGAGAGGAACCATTCATTGTTGTCCCGACAGTTCCCCCTCGGAAGACCAGTCTTACCACCTCAGCCAaagtccccgggggaagggacACGACAGAATCCGTCAAACTCCCCCTTCCTCAAATTCGGAGTAAATGCAATCCTTGGATCTTCTGAAGAAGACGATGCACAAAAACAAG tgGAGGAACCGTGCACCTCTACCCTCACCACTCCTCCCTCGTCGCTCCCGGGACTCCCGGCCTCCTACCTGAAGGCCTGTGGGACAGGGCTAGGACAAGGATTGCCGCACCCTACCGCATTCCTCCCGCGGCATCCGTTCTACGACCCGCACCTGTCGGGAATGCTACGACACCCGTACTTCACAA ATTCCCCCTTACTTCCGGTTCCCAATGCGTTCACCTTCCTAAGCAGCATGCGGGGGAAGCCCCGGAGAGGAATGCTGAGACGGGCTGTGTTCTCAGACATGCAGAGAAAGGGTCTGGAGAAAATGTTCCAGAAACAAAAGTACATCAGTAAACCAGACAGGAAGAAATTAGCGGCAAAACTGGGCTTGAAAGATTCACAG gtgaAGATATGGTTTCAGAACAGGAGAATGAAGTGGCGAAATTCAAAAGAAAGGGAGTTGCTTTCGGGAGGGGGGTCACGTGACGCGACATTGCCCAGCAAATCAAATCAGTGCGAGGACGAGGGTGAGACTATCAGTAAACAAAGACATGAAGCTATCAACCTGTCCGAGTGTACACAGACTAAGCCAATGGACGATAATCTCAGTCCTTGTAAATCTAATCCCGTGCACCATTTACACGATCTTCCAGAAGTTGAATCTGATAACGAACATGTAATGGATGATGCAGAAACAACCAGCTCCGACAGCGAGGATGAAATTGACGTTTCATGA